The following coding sequences are from one Lusitaniella coriacea LEGE 07157 window:
- the cas5 gene encoding type I-MYXAN CRISPR-associated protein Cas5/Cmx5/DevS encodes MTVTTQPLALRVDVPIACFRKSRAREYAETYPVPPPSTIYGMLLSLVGEMNRHKHCGVKLAISLLSKPQQSTVIRTFRRFKKKEIHDPTNARPDYQELLTNIQFVVCIDAGEDTAQPTLPERLRDALTNPSTVRRFGGLCLGESRDLINSVSIVRDKDKNNPLQWLEQNEDGLLTLPYWVDHIGSKGTRWRRYHLMQPSKEWQPSQQSWTTIQSA; translated from the coding sequence ATGACTGTTACGACCCAACCCCTAGCCTTGCGGGTAGACGTTCCCATCGCCTGTTTCCGAAAATCTCGCGCCAGGGAATACGCCGAAACCTACCCCGTTCCGCCACCTTCAACCATTTATGGGATGCTTCTTTCACTTGTGGGGGAGATGAATAGACACAAGCATTGTGGCGTAAAACTCGCGATCTCGCTTCTGTCAAAACCCCAACAATCCACCGTCATTCGTACCTTTCGCCGATTTAAAAAGAAAGAGATTCACGATCCAACCAATGCGCGTCCCGACTACCAAGAATTACTCACCAACATTCAATTTGTCGTTTGCATCGATGCGGGGGAAGATACAGCACAACCAACTTTACCCGAACGACTGCGCGACGCATTAACCAACCCTTCTACCGTTCGTCGCTTTGGGGGATTGTGCCTCGGAGAAAGTCGCGACTTAATTAACTCCGTCAGCATTGTGCGAGACAAAGATAAAAACAACCCTCTGCAATGGCTAGAACAAAACGAAGATGGGTTACTCACCCTCCCCTATTGGGTCGATCATATCGGTTCCAAGGGAACGCGCTGGCGACGATACCACCTGATGCAACCATCAAAGGAATGGCAACCCTCCCAACAATCTTGGACAACAATTCAGTCTGCTTGA
- a CDS encoding Uma2 family endonuclease, producing the protein MNAELLEKLDTQTEQRLILRGIPWQEYLAIDSVLENVAGLRLTYCQGLLEIMTLSPQHEREKKAIARLLEMYAFAKNLDLHGCGSTTYRNEAEAKGLEPDECYCVGELKEIPDFAVEVTVTSGRIDKLQVYLGLNIAEVWFWQEQKFSLYRLQDGEYRACEVSQFFPELDLTLLASYVQPDNQPAAIREFFNRLG; encoded by the coding sequence ATGAACGCCGAACTCCTCGAAAAACTCGACACTCAAACCGAACAGCGCCTTATTCTGCGAGGTATCCCTTGGCAAGAATACCTCGCGATCGATTCCGTTCTTGAAAATGTGGCAGGACTGCGCCTCACCTATTGTCAGGGACTCCTAGAAATTATGACCCTCTCTCCCCAACACGAACGCGAGAAAAAAGCGATCGCGCGTCTTTTAGAAATGTACGCTTTTGCCAAAAATCTCGATCTCCACGGCTGTGGTTCGACAACCTACCGCAACGAAGCAGAAGCCAAAGGACTCGAACCCGATGAATGCTACTGCGTGGGAGAACTCAAGGAGATTCCTGACTTTGCCGTCGAAGTCACCGTTACCAGCGGCAGAATTGATAAATTGCAAGTCTATCTCGGCTTAAACATTGCCGAAGTTTGGTTTTGGCAAGAACAAAAGTTCTCGCTATATCGCTTGCAGGATGGGGAATATCGCGCTTGTGAGGTCAGTCAATTTTTTCCCGAACTCGATCTGACTCTCCTTGCTAGCTACGTCCAACCGGACAATCAACCGGCTGCAATTCGGGAATTCTTCAACCGCTTGGGTTGA
- a CDS encoding CRISPR-associated endonuclease Cas1 has translation MRDCRLAPTVVLYPRPFPRQLKVDKAPLVDMVVVASINRLQWDAKEDFEVRGQQVWLSQRGREKLRWELEKVLAEEDDLLLIRLSHQCVKGLPGYNRPNTWLVDEAGFRVF, from the coding sequence ATGAGGGATTGTCGGTTAGCGCCAACAGTTGTCCTTTACCCTCGACCCTTTCCCCGTCAATTGAAAGTTGACAAAGCACCCCTGGTGGATATGGTGGTTGTTGCCTCGATTAATCGGCTTCAGTGGGATGCTAAGGAAGATTTCGAGGTACGCGGACAGCAGGTTTGGCTGTCTCAACGGGGACGGGAGAAGTTGCGCTGGGAGTTGGAGAAAGTTCTAGCAGAAGAGGACGATCTACTGCTGATTCGCCTTTCCCATCAATGCGTGAAAGGGTTGCCGGGGTACAATCGCCCCAATACTTGGTTAGTCGATGAGGCGGGTTTTCGCGTTTTTTAG